One genomic window of Nitrosomonas sp. Is35 includes the following:
- a CDS encoding RidA family protein: MATKLISSGSTFEKEIGYSRAVVADNWVLVSGTTGFDYSKMTISDDLLEQAEQCFKNIEAALRQAGSSMKEVVRVTYVFPKAEDFEKCWPVMRKYLGDVRPSAMMLTAGLSDPRMKIEIQVTAYRSTGA, translated from the coding sequence ATGGCAACAAAACTCATCAGTTCAGGCTCTACATTTGAGAAGGAAATCGGTTATTCGCGCGCTGTGGTCGCAGATAACTGGGTACTGGTATCCGGCACAACCGGTTTCGATTACAGCAAAATGACCATTTCCGATGATTTGCTGGAGCAAGCGGAGCAATGCTTCAAAAATATCGAAGCAGCGTTGCGGCAAGCAGGGTCAAGCATGAAAGAGGTGGTGCGCGTTACGTATGTATTCCCCAAGGCAGAGGATTTTGAGAAATGCTGGCCGGTGATGCGCAAGTACCTGGGCGATGTGAGACCATCTGCCATGATGCTGACTGCTGGGCTATCCGATCCGCGCATGAAAATCGAGATTCAGGTGACGGCGTATCGCAGTACCGGAGCTTAA
- a CDS encoding methyl-accepting chemotaxis protein — MEDNFSKFGLPTGLVALGKKLPLLAAPAKKNIPKNTSLVNNSWVLGGVVMFFTVLLLMTLTISVRQARQNAIQPELAAQLQIQHAHIANALQQALLGEAEAFARLRDSRQQFNRDITLLLQGGSYRGTTVAVADDSLAPGLHTYFRDWQLEDQRIDLILNQQEPLIRLNNSIKAINNAHSQLARRMDELINRMTEAGNLSQEIRTVETIKIHARTVAKNVKTLLPLEAPLVEITAQLAQDHAQVAAMIQTLSQGNHGLGAISSKHEVIQDLLSHAYAQLRKFDEHLHIIRKEIPVALTIESAIDEIVNSHAGMQEQAATLDDEIQQQNNHAALLLNTLAMILATCAVLVLILLIRSVRRNAYHQNLANRNEVEKAQKAIVTLLDDMKKIADGDLTVRTDITNHMTGAIADAINSTIEELHTLVEQVNQAGALVVKASHQAQQVSSGLLTAAQQQTDRIEQTTLAVVGMTESISEISDMATESAKVAKQSLAAAEKGTLAVRESIAGMNEIRTHIQDTSKRIKRLGESSQEIGEIVALITGITDQTNVLALNAALQATAAGEAGHGFTVIAQEVQRLAERSAEASKQISELIVTIQGDTQDAIAAMERSTLGVAKGAKRSDAAGRALEEIEQVSKQLAQLVTHIFDVTNTQTRAAHKVVANMEEILHITRQTTQGTLKTTGSIKQIAGFASELKASVSNFKV, encoded by the coding sequence ATGGAAGACAATTTTTCTAAATTCGGATTGCCAACCGGTTTGGTTGCGTTAGGTAAGAAGTTGCCGTTGCTTGCGGCGCCCGCAAAGAAAAATATTCCTAAAAATACATCTCTTGTGAACAACAGCTGGGTGCTGGGTGGCGTCGTGATGTTTTTCACCGTGCTGTTGTTGATGACGCTAACCATCAGTGTGCGTCAAGCCAGACAGAATGCAATTCAGCCGGAGCTGGCCGCGCAGTTGCAAATTCAGCATGCGCATATCGCCAATGCCTTACAACAGGCACTGCTCGGCGAAGCAGAAGCTTTTGCCCGGTTGCGCGATAGTCGGCAGCAATTCAATCGTGACATTACACTGTTATTGCAAGGCGGCTCGTATCGCGGCACAACCGTGGCGGTTGCGGATGATTCACTAGCGCCGGGCTTGCATACTTATTTCAGAGACTGGCAACTGGAAGACCAAAGGATCGATTTGATTCTGAATCAGCAGGAACCTCTCATACGGCTCAACAACAGCATCAAAGCGATCAATAATGCACACAGCCAGTTGGCGAGACGAATGGATGAACTGATCAATCGCATGACGGAAGCCGGAAATCTATCCCAAGAAATACGTACCGTGGAAACGATCAAAATACACGCCCGCACCGTGGCCAAAAATGTGAAGACCCTGCTGCCGCTCGAAGCGCCGCTGGTGGAAATCACTGCGCAACTGGCGCAGGATCATGCGCAAGTCGCCGCGATGATCCAAACCCTGAGTCAAGGCAATCATGGTCTTGGCGCGATTTCCAGCAAGCACGAAGTGATCCAGGATCTGTTATCGCATGCGTATGCGCAGTTGAGAAAATTTGACGAGCATTTACATATCATCCGTAAGGAAATTCCTGTCGCGCTGACGATTGAATCCGCAATCGACGAGATTGTGAACAGCCATGCTGGGATGCAGGAACAAGCCGCAACGCTCGACGATGAAATACAACAGCAAAACAATCATGCCGCGCTGCTGCTGAATACGCTGGCGATGATCCTGGCTACGTGCGCCGTGTTGGTATTGATCTTGCTAATCCGGTCGGTACGGCGCAATGCCTATCACCAGAATCTGGCCAACCGCAACGAAGTCGAGAAAGCGCAAAAAGCGATTGTGACACTGCTGGACGACATGAAAAAAATCGCCGACGGCGATCTGACGGTGCGCACCGACATCACCAACCATATGACCGGTGCGATTGCCGACGCCATCAACAGTACCATCGAGGAATTGCACACACTGGTGGAGCAGGTCAATCAGGCGGGCGCATTGGTGGTGAAAGCATCCCATCAAGCGCAGCAAGTTTCGTCCGGTTTGTTAACCGCAGCACAGCAACAAACGGATAGAATCGAACAAACCACTTTGGCGGTGGTCGGCATGACGGAATCGATCAGTGAGATATCGGATATGGCGACGGAATCGGCCAAAGTCGCGAAACAATCATTGGCCGCGGCGGAGAAAGGCACGCTGGCGGTGCGTGAGTCGATCGCCGGAATGAACGAAATCCGCACGCACATTCAAGATACCTCGAAACGGATTAAGCGCCTTGGCGAAAGCTCGCAGGAGATCGGCGAGATTGTCGCCTTGATCACCGGCATCACCGACCAAACCAATGTGCTGGCTTTGAACGCGGCGCTGCAAGCGACCGCTGCCGGTGAAGCGGGGCACGGATTTACCGTGATCGCACAAGAAGTGCAGCGGCTGGCGGAACGGTCGGCGGAAGCCAGCAAGCAAATCAGCGAATTGATCGTCACCATTCAGGGCGATACGCAGGACGCCATCGCGGCGATGGAGCGCAGCACGCTCGGCGTGGCAAAAGGCGCGAAACGCTCCGATGCGGCGGGCCGGGCGCTGGAAGAAATCGAACAAGTATCCAAGCAACTGGCGCAGCTGGTGACGCATATTTTTGACGTGACCAATACGCAGACACGCGCGGCGCATAAGGTAGTTGCCAATATGGAAGAAATTCTTCATATTACCCGGCAGACGACACAAGGAACGCTGAAAACCACAGGATCGATCAAACAGATCGCAGGATTCGCGTCCGAGCTGAAAGCATCGGTATCGAACTTCAAGGTGTGA
- a CDS encoding Hpt domain-containing protein translates to MSAQAKLNIASIIGIKDGIDQVFALIDQNLEVYSRHPDKADLIKDCRKYIHQLDGLLEMLGLTSISIVTGKMQQLVEALISKKIEPSAPVFDALKQSTKALLFYLNELIDGAEENPLRLFPAYRGLMQVYGFENAPESDLFFPRLAAAPALKAEAAHIDAAATKILAKQLGAEYQAGLLKWLRDPSNQDGLRQMAAVTDKIEAFPGTTDARAFWWVTAGFLEDLLQLDSSQIDLPVRRLCGKIEQTIRHLAAGTTGNTSMLMRELLCHIAHSESDSARINAIKHSYTWPGQTKNQDTPTFEEAETLRPILDRLRDTLMQANDIWREFCAGHQESLVSLLEYVDWLSHQARQTECAPLVKLIDAIGDTVTYLHDHPQETSEELAMEMATALLLVESIIDDFYKLPDDLPSQIDVIDSRLHGITTGDIQIGELPPAPTFKVLDGKTQEKELLAQVAQEILTNLAHIESILDKFFFEPAQRSELPLLPDLFKQVSGTLVMLDLERAHTLLHLCYGLVEKLSKSGYEIVQTEQVLLVDGLSSLGFYIEALRSGQPDSQQIVEEAIKLFQIAANPANATSPVPMATPPAAALSADTASAAAVSAAIDPELLGIFLEEAGEVLAGIASDVRKCRINPTDQAALASARRGFHTLKGSGRMVKLDDLSEVAWNLEQVLNLWLSENRSASDPLLDLVDRACQAYGGWCDDLREHGVAEVDADALLRVAQELLTRVKTVEAPAVPAEPAQPEQLPPAVAPADRINPELLAVFLEETHDIIPRMGAKLRAWRMLPQDEDIHHALLRLLHTLKGSARMAGAMQLGELIHAMESHVETAFRERNISDAALDQLESEFDAISGEIEQLQRDEGAAVPSNDALTAAAVAIAELAQPPAETTGLLQSKTLLRINSELIDRLVNDAGEASILRSKIEAQLNNFKQSLQDLTESTHRLHDQMREVEIQAETQMQSHLAHQQESEPAFDPLEFDRFSRFQELTRLMAESVDDIISVQKSLRTTQIAAEEAVAQQAVMNRQLQQSLLQIRTIPFSNYAERYYRIARQVAEDLGKKASLEIHGADVEIDRNVLEKINPPLEHLLRNAIAHGIEEPEERQRLAKSEAGQVEIRLRQEGNEVTITLSDDGRGLNLPRIREEAQRLGLVRNDAVLDDDKTMPLIFMPGLSTTDSVTGIAGRGIGLDIVKNEITMLGGRISVESTPNQGTVFTINLPLTLSVAQTLMVRTGKQTYAIPAFIVEQQCEFDAEKLQKIYQDHCVTHNGKTYPFAHLSHLLGESGVVPETAKHSQVLFLHSGTQHLAVHVDELLGSNEVVAKNIGAQLAQAPGVEGATITGDGEVILILNPVKLMQRSDVQKVLSTPVTALTPAKKKKTATPPAVMVVDDSLTVRKVTCRLLEREGCDVLIAKNGAEAVDILQETIPDVMLIDLEMPKMNGFELIRKVRDNPATAHMPVIIISSRTAEKHRKIAKDLGVDVFLGKPYKEDELLDHLSDLIGKRKKWKL, encoded by the coding sequence ATGAGCGCGCAAGCCAAACTGAATATTGCTTCGATTATCGGGATCAAGGACGGGATTGACCAAGTCTTCGCACTGATCGATCAAAACCTGGAGGTATACAGTCGGCATCCCGATAAAGCCGATCTGATCAAAGATTGCCGCAAGTATATTCATCAATTGGACGGTTTACTGGAGATGCTGGGATTAACCAGCATCTCCATCGTGACTGGGAAAATGCAGCAATTGGTCGAAGCGCTGATCAGTAAGAAAATTGAACCCAGTGCGCCGGTATTCGATGCGCTGAAGCAATCCACCAAGGCGTTGCTGTTCTACTTGAACGAATTGATCGATGGTGCGGAAGAAAATCCGCTGCGGCTGTTCCCGGCGTATCGCGGTTTGATGCAGGTGTACGGTTTTGAGAACGCGCCCGAAAGTGACTTGTTTTTCCCCCGTTTGGCGGCTGCACCGGCATTAAAAGCCGAAGCCGCGCATATCGATGCGGCTGCCACCAAGATCCTGGCCAAACAATTGGGCGCCGAGTATCAAGCTGGTTTGCTGAAGTGGTTGCGCGATCCATCGAATCAGGACGGCTTGCGGCAAATGGCCGCCGTGACGGATAAAATCGAGGCGTTTCCCGGAACTACCGATGCGCGTGCATTCTGGTGGGTGACGGCCGGTTTTCTGGAAGATTTGCTGCAACTGGACAGCAGCCAAATCGATTTACCGGTTCGCCGCCTGTGCGGAAAGATTGAGCAAACCATCCGCCATTTGGCGGCGGGTACGACCGGCAACACGTCCATGTTAATGCGCGAATTGCTCTGCCACATCGCGCACAGCGAATCGGACAGCGCGCGCATTAACGCGATCAAACACAGTTACACTTGGCCCGGCCAAACCAAGAACCAAGATACGCCGACGTTTGAAGAAGCGGAAACGCTGCGTCCGATACTGGATAGGTTGCGCGATACGCTGATGCAGGCGAACGATATCTGGCGCGAGTTCTGTGCCGGGCATCAGGAAAGCCTGGTTTCGCTATTGGAATACGTGGACTGGCTCAGCCACCAAGCACGGCAAACGGAATGTGCGCCGCTGGTGAAATTGATCGATGCCATTGGCGATACGGTAACGTACTTGCACGATCATCCGCAGGAAACGAGTGAAGAGCTGGCGATGGAAATGGCCACGGCACTACTGCTGGTTGAAAGCATTATTGACGATTTTTATAAGCTGCCGGACGATCTGCCCTCCCAGATCGATGTGATTGATTCCCGTCTGCACGGCATCACGACGGGCGATATCCAGATCGGCGAATTGCCGCCCGCGCCGACATTCAAAGTGCTGGATGGCAAAACACAGGAAAAAGAATTATTGGCGCAGGTGGCGCAGGAGATTCTGACCAACCTGGCGCACATCGAAAGCATTCTGGATAAATTCTTTTTTGAACCCGCCCAACGTTCGGAATTGCCGCTGTTGCCGGATTTATTCAAGCAAGTCTCCGGTACGCTAGTCATGCTGGATCTGGAGCGTGCACACACGCTGCTGCATCTTTGCTACGGTTTGGTTGAGAAACTGTCAAAGTCAGGCTACGAGATTGTCCAAACCGAGCAAGTTCTGCTCGTCGACGGATTGAGCAGCCTGGGTTTCTACATCGAAGCATTGCGCAGCGGGCAACCCGATAGCCAGCAGATTGTCGAGGAAGCCATCAAGCTGTTCCAGATCGCAGCCAATCCGGCCAATGCAACCTCGCCGGTGCCAATGGCTACGCCACCTGCTGCCGCGCTAAGCGCAGACACCGCATCCGCTGCGGCGGTGAGTGCCGCTATCGATCCCGAGTTGCTCGGTATCTTCCTGGAAGAAGCGGGTGAAGTGCTGGCCGGTATCGCCAGCGATGTACGCAAATGCCGCATCAATCCGACCGATCAAGCAGCGCTGGCGAGTGCGCGGCGCGGATTTCACACCTTGAAAGGCAGCGGCCGCATGGTCAAGCTTGATGATTTGAGTGAAGTGGCTTGGAATCTGGAGCAAGTGCTGAATCTTTGGTTAAGTGAAAACAGATCCGCTTCCGATCCGCTGCTCGACTTGGTTGACCGGGCTTGCCAGGCGTATGGCGGATGGTGTGACGATTTGCGCGAACATGGCGTTGCCGAGGTTGATGCGGACGCATTACTGCGAGTGGCGCAAGAACTGCTGACGCGCGTCAAAACCGTCGAAGCACCTGCGGTTCCGGCCGAACCGGCTCAGCCGGAACAGCTACCGCCCGCTGTCGCACCGGCTGACCGGATCAACCCGGAATTGCTTGCGGTATTTCTGGAAGAAACACACGACATCATTCCGCGCATGGGCGCAAAACTGCGTGCGTGGCGCATGTTGCCGCAAGACGAGGATATCCATCATGCATTGCTGCGTTTACTGCATACCCTGAAAGGCAGTGCGCGCATGGCGGGCGCCATGCAATTGGGTGAATTGATTCATGCGATGGAAAGCCATGTGGAAACGGCTTTCCGCGAGCGCAATATCTCCGATGCCGCGCTGGATCAGCTGGAAAGTGAATTTGATGCGATCAGTGGCGAGATCGAACAGCTTCAGCGCGATGAAGGTGCTGCGGTTCCGTCAAACGATGCGCTGACTGCCGCGGCCGTGGCGATCGCCGAACTGGCGCAACCGCCCGCCGAAACAACCGGGCTGCTGCAATCCAAAACGTTGCTGCGCATCAATTCCGAGCTGATTGACCGCCTCGTCAACGATGCTGGAGAAGCCAGCATTCTGCGCTCAAAAATCGAGGCACAGCTGAATAATTTCAAACAATCCTTGCAGGATTTGACGGAAAGCACACATCGCTTGCACGATCAGATGCGTGAAGTGGAAATCCAAGCGGAAACGCAAATGCAATCGCATCTTGCCCATCAACAGGAAAGCGAACCGGCGTTTGATCCGCTCGAGTTTGACCGCTTTTCACGTTTCCAGGAATTGACCCGGCTGATGGCGGAAAGCGTCGATGACATCATCAGCGTGCAAAAAAGCTTGCGGACTACGCAGATTGCCGCTGAAGAAGCGGTTGCGCAGCAAGCGGTGATGAACCGGCAGTTGCAGCAATCGTTGCTGCAAATCCGTACCATCCCGTTCAGCAACTATGCCGAACGCTATTACCGTATCGCCCGGCAAGTGGCCGAGGATTTGGGCAAAAAAGCCAGTCTCGAGATTCATGGCGCTGACGTTGAGATTGACCGCAATGTGCTGGAGAAAATCAATCCGCCGCTGGAACACCTGCTGCGCAACGCCATCGCCCACGGTATCGAAGAACCGGAGGAAAGACAGCGGCTGGCCAAATCCGAGGCCGGACAAGTCGAAATCCGGTTGCGTCAGGAAGGTAACGAAGTGACCATCACGTTGAGCGACGATGGCCGCGGTCTGAATTTGCCGCGCATCCGCGAGGAAGCGCAGCGGCTAGGTTTGGTTCGCAACGATGCAGTGCTCGACGATGACAAGACGATGCCGCTGATTTTCATGCCCGGCTTGTCGACCACCGATTCGGTGACGGGAATAGCGGGGCGCGGCATTGGTCTGGATATCGTCAAGAATGAGATTACGATGCTGGGCGGGCGCATCAGCGTGGAATCCACTCCCAATCAGGGAACGGTTTTCACGATTAACCTGCCGCTGACTTTATCGGTCGCGCAAACGTTGATGGTTCGCACCGGCAAGCAAACCTACGCGATTCCCGCTTTTATTGTCGAGCAGCAATGTGAATTCGATGCGGAAAAGTTGCAGAAAATTTACCAGGATCACTGTGTTACCCACAATGGAAAAACCTATCCATTTGCACATCTGTCGCATTTGCTGGGCGAATCCGGCGTTGTGCCGGAAACCGCCAAACACAGTCAGGTCTTGTTCCTGCATAGCGGTACCCAGCATCTGGCGGTCCATGTCGACGAATTGCTCGGCAGCAACGAAGTGGTGGCGAAGAATATCGGCGCGCAACTGGCGCAAGCGCCGGGCGTGGAAGGCGCCACCATTACCGGTGACGGTGAAGTGATTCTGATCCTGAATCCGGTAAAACTGATGCAGCGCAGTGATGTGCAGAAAGTGCTCAGTACGCCGGTTACCGCGCTGACTCCAGCGAAGAAAAAGAAAACAGCCACGCCGCCCGCTGTCATGGTGGTGGACGATTCGCTGACCGTGCGCAAAGTCACCTGCCGCCTGCTGGAGCGCGAAGGTTGCGACGTGCTGATCGCAAAGAATGGCGCGGAAGCGGTCGACATTCTTCAGGAAACCATTCCGGATGTCATGCTGATCGATTTGGAAATGCCGAAAATGAACGGTTTTGAATTGATCAGGAAAGTGCGTGACAATCCCGCAACGGCGCATATGCCGGTGATCATCATCTCGTCCCGCACCGCGGAAAAACACCGGAAAATCGCCAAGGATCTGGGCGTTGACGTATTTCTTGGCAAACCTTACAAAGAAGATGAACTGCTCGATCATCTGTCCGATCTGATCGGGAAACGTAAGAAGTGGAAGCTATAG
- the ilvA gene encoding threonine ammonia-lyase, biosynthetic: protein MKNNYLERILTAQVYDVAIESPLELAANLSGRIHNQVLLKREDLQQVFSFKLRGAYNKMIKLTPAVRNRGVIAASAGNHAQGVALAAKRLNCSATIVMPVTTPQIKVNAVMGHGATVALHGDSYNDAYEHAIQLAKEEQATFVHPYDDPDVIAGQGTVGMEILRQHTGPIHAIFVPIGGGGLISGIAAYAKRLYPKIKIIGVEPVDADAMYRSLQSGRRVKLAQVGLFADGVAVRHVGKETFRLCRELVDEVILVDTDAICAAVKDVFEDTRTILEPSGALSIAGIKAYVAREKILHKTLVAIASGANMNFDRLRHISERAEIGEQREAVMSVAIPEHPGSFKKFCNLLGTKSITEFNYRYADPKVAHVFVGVSVRNQEETQQLIKELKQSGLATEDMSNNEMAKLHVRHLVGGRAQAVKDEIIYRFEFPDRPGALMNFLNNLSHNWNISLFHYRNHGADYGRVLIGIQVPPEEKSSFRAFLDQLGYHYWDETKNPAYKLFLG from the coding sequence ATGAAAAACAATTACCTTGAAAGAATACTGACCGCGCAGGTTTACGATGTGGCGATCGAGAGTCCGTTGGAGCTTGCTGCCAATTTATCCGGGCGTATTCACAATCAGGTGTTGTTGAAGCGGGAGGATTTGCAGCAGGTTTTTTCGTTCAAGTTGCGAGGTGCGTATAACAAAATGATCAAGTTAACACCTGCGGTGCGCAATCGCGGGGTGATTGCCGCTTCCGCCGGTAATCATGCGCAAGGCGTAGCACTGGCTGCGAAAAGGCTCAATTGTTCCGCCACCATCGTGATGCCGGTGACGACGCCGCAAATCAAGGTGAATGCCGTCATGGGGCATGGTGCCACGGTGGCTTTGCATGGCGATTCATATAACGATGCATATGAGCACGCGATACAATTGGCTAAGGAAGAACAAGCTACATTTGTGCATCCGTACGACGATCCGGATGTGATCGCCGGGCAGGGGACGGTCGGCATGGAAATTCTGCGCCAGCATACCGGTCCGATTCACGCCATTTTTGTGCCAATCGGCGGCGGTGGTCTGATCTCCGGCATTGCGGCGTATGCGAAACGGCTGTATCCGAAAATCAAAATCATCGGAGTCGAGCCGGTCGACGCCGATGCGATGTACCGCTCGCTGCAAAGCGGCCGCCGGGTCAAGTTGGCGCAAGTGGGGCTGTTTGCCGATGGCGTGGCGGTGCGGCATGTCGGCAAGGAAACCTTCCGCTTATGCCGTGAACTGGTCGACGAAGTGATTCTGGTCGATACCGACGCCATTTGCGCGGCAGTCAAGGATGTGTTCGAAGATACGCGTACGATTCTGGAACCTTCTGGCGCGTTGTCGATTGCCGGTATCAAAGCGTATGTCGCGCGCGAGAAAATCCTGCATAAAACGCTGGTCGCGATCGCGTCCGGTGCCAATATGAATTTCGATCGCTTGCGTCACATTTCCGAACGCGCGGAAATCGGCGAGCAGCGCGAGGCGGTGATGTCGGTGGCGATTCCCGAGCACCCCGGCAGTTTCAAGAAATTCTGCAATTTACTCGGCACTAAGAGCATTACCGAATTCAATTACCGCTATGCCGATCCTAAGGTGGCGCATGTGTTTGTCGGTGTATCGGTGCGCAATCAGGAAGAAACGCAGCAATTGATCAAGGAGTTAAAACAAAGCGGACTGGCCACGGAAGACATGAGTAACAACGAAATGGCCAAGTTGCATGTGCGCCATCTGGTCGGTGGACGGGCGCAGGCGGTTAAGGATGAAATCATCTACCGCTTTGAATTTCCCGATCGTCCCGGCGCGTTGATGAACTTCCTCAACAACCTCAGCCACAATTGGAATATCAGCTTGTTTCACTACCGCAATCACGGCGCCGATTATGGCCGCGTGCTGATCGGCATCCAGGTGCCGCCGGAAGAGAAATCCAGCTTCAGGGCTTTTCTTGACCAGCTGGGTTACCACTATTGGGATGAAACTAAGAATCCCGCGTATAAATTGTTTCTTGGGTGA
- the sbcB gene encoding exodeoxyribonuclease I produces the protein MAITFYWHDYETFGADPRRDRPAQFAGVRTDEALNEIGEPLVIYCKPARDYLPHPEACLLTGITPQLADERGLLEPEFIARIHAEFAQPNTCGVGYNSLRFDDEVTRFTLYRNFYDPYAREWQQGNSRWDIIDLVRMTYALRPNGIAWPQHEDGQPSFKLEHLVAANGIAHESAHDALSDVRATIALARLLRTQQPRLYDWLLQLRDKRKAAAQLDLITHNPVLHTTRMYPAKTGCTSLVMPLITEPGNNNSILVYDLRHDPEMFLSLDADELSQLLFTRNDDLPEGMQRLPVKSVKINKCPALAPRNTLDHEAAERIALDLDACYRYWQTLSAAPDFFQRVATAYTSHTFEPSGDVDVALYDGFLDSADAASLAQIRRASPKQLAKMRFDFHDKRLPELLFRYRARNWPETLTPNEMERWEQMRVQRLTQGSGGSLTFAEFSAQIALLREAHKADISTRQILDELEVWGRILMNS, from the coding sequence ATGGCTATCACATTTTACTGGCATGACTATGAAACTTTCGGCGCCGATCCCAGGCGCGACCGGCCCGCGCAGTTTGCCGGCGTGCGCACCGATGAAGCGCTGAACGAGATCGGTGAGCCATTGGTAATTTATTGCAAACCGGCGCGCGATTACCTGCCGCATCCGGAAGCTTGCCTGCTCACCGGAATTACACCGCAGCTTGCCGATGAACGTGGATTGCTGGAACCCGAGTTCATTGCGCGCATTCATGCCGAGTTTGCGCAACCGAATACCTGCGGTGTTGGGTACAACTCGCTGCGGTTCGACGATGAAGTCACGCGCTTCACGCTGTATCGCAATTTTTACGATCCTTACGCGCGTGAATGGCAGCAAGGCAATTCGCGCTGGGACATCATTGATCTGGTGCGCATGACGTACGCGCTGCGCCCGAATGGAATCGCCTGGCCGCAGCATGAAGACGGGCAACCGAGTTTCAAGCTGGAGCATTTGGTGGCCGCCAACGGCATCGCGCACGAATCCGCGCACGATGCTTTGTCCGACGTGCGCGCCACCATTGCCTTGGCACGTCTGCTGCGCACGCAGCAACCGCGCCTGTACGACTGGCTGCTGCAACTGCGCGATAAACGCAAGGCGGCAGCGCAACTTGATCTGATCACACACAACCCGGTGTTGCATACCACGCGCATGTATCCGGCTAAGACCGGCTGCACGTCGCTGGTTATGCCGCTCATCACCGAACCGGGAAACAACAACAGCATACTGGTGTATGACTTGCGTCACGATCCAGAAATGTTTTTATCGCTTGATGCAGACGAACTGAGTCAATTGCTGTTTACCCGCAACGATGATTTGCCGGAAGGCATGCAGCGGCTGCCGGTCAAGTCGGTGAAAATCAACAAATGCCCGGCGCTGGCGCCACGTAATACGCTGGATCATGAAGCCGCCGAACGCATCGCGCTCGATCTGGACGCCTGCTACCGGTACTGGCAAACCCTGAGTGCAGCTCCTGATTTCTTCCAGCGTGTCGCAACCGCGTACACCAGCCATACATTTGAGCCGTCCGGCGATGTCGATGTGGCCTTGTATGACGGCTTTCTGGACAGTGCCGATGCCGCATCATTAGCCCAGATCCGGCGTGCTTCACCAAAACAATTGGCCAAAATGCGCTTTGATTTTCATGACAAACGTTTACCCGAGCTGCTGTTCCGCTACCGCGCCCGCAACTGGCCGGAAACCTTGACGCCGAATGAAATGGAACGATGGGAGCAAATGCGTGTGCAGCGTCTGACGCAAGGTAGTGGCGGGAGTCTTACTTTTGCTGAATTTTCCGCGCAGATTGCGCTATTGCGAGAGGCACACAAGGCAGATATAAGTACAAGACAGATATTGGATGAGCTGGAGGTGTGGGGAAGAATTTTAATGAATTCATAA
- a CDS encoding TIGR02594 family protein produces MASSAVKQIQQALKNKGFDPGEIDGIWGRNTIAAVMQFQQHQGLEVDGIVGPKTSAALFSGTPSAIPVNAPLLPWFEEARHLMGTKEVLGNKNNPDIMDWAKNLDISYAGDDVPWCGLFVAHCVGTTLQQEVLPGNPLGARQWEKFGVPTNPRLGAIMVFWRESLASGKGHVGFYAGEDDDAYQILGGNQSDAVCLMWLSKDRLRGARWPKTASSLNTSVVLKDRNEGLSVNEA; encoded by the coding sequence ATGGCAAGCAGTGCAGTCAAACAAATTCAACAAGCGCTGAAGAATAAAGGTTTTGATCCGGGCGAGATCGACGGCATCTGGGGACGCAATACCATCGCCGCAGTGATGCAATTTCAGCAGCACCAGGGGCTTGAAGTGGATGGTATCGTGGGCCCGAAAACTTCCGCAGCACTTTTTTCCGGTACGCCGTCGGCTATTCCGGTGAACGCCCCATTACTCCCTTGGTTTGAAGAAGCGCGGCACTTAATGGGCACGAAGGAAGTGCTCGGCAACAAGAACAATCCTGACATCATGGATTGGGCCAAGAATCTCGATATCAGTTATGCCGGTGACGATGTGCCGTGGTGCGGGTTATTCGTGGCGCACTGTGTCGGAACCACCCTGCAGCAGGAAGTATTGCCGGGAAATCCACTGGGTGCGCGGCAATGGGAAAAATTCGGCGTCCCTACCAATCCTCGTCTGGGCGCTATCATGGTGTTCTGGCGCGAATCGCTGGCGAGCGGAAAAGGTCATGTAGGTTTCTATGCCGGTGAGGATGACGATGCCTATCAAATTCTTGGCGGCAATCAATCCGACGCCGTGTGTCTGATGTGGTTGAGCAAGGACAGATTGCGCGGCGCGCGCTGGCCTAAAACCGCTAGTTCTCTGAATACCAGCGTTGTTCTGAAAGACAGGAATGAAGGGTTGTCGGTGAATGAAGCTTGA